One stretch of Deinococcus taeanensis DNA includes these proteins:
- a CDS encoding ZIP family metal transporter: MPLALQAGAWGLLAGGALVLGALIGLYGTLSRRWIASVMAVGAGVLVSALAFDLMDEAFERGGIDAASIGLVAGATVYFAADLLVSRQGAQHRKRSGTQQSSGAQAGLAIFLGSLLDGIPESVAIGASLLAGGSVSWVFVIAVFLSNLPEGLSGAAGMKASGRSAKYILGLWLSVMVASGVAAALGALLLAGADPNIVAGIQAFAAGAVLSMLASTMMPEAYAEGGAAVGLLTALGFLAAFSLGKLQ, from the coding sequence GTGCCGCTCGCGCTGCAGGCGGGCGCCTGGGGTCTGCTGGCCGGCGGCGCGCTGGTGCTCGGCGCCCTGATCGGCCTGTACGGCACGCTGTCCAGACGCTGGATTGCCTCGGTCATGGCGGTGGGTGCGGGCGTGCTGGTGTCCGCGCTGGCGTTCGACCTGATGGATGAGGCCTTCGAGCGGGGCGGGATCGACGCGGCGTCCATCGGCCTGGTGGCGGGCGCCACGGTGTACTTCGCCGCGGACCTGCTGGTGTCCCGCCAGGGCGCGCAGCACCGCAAACGCTCCGGCACGCAGCAGAGCAGCGGCGCGCAGGCCGGGCTCGCCATCTTTCTGGGCTCGCTGCTCGACGGGATTCCCGAATCGGTGGCGATCGGCGCGAGTCTGCTGGCCGGGGGCAGCGTGAGCTGGGTGTTCGTGATCGCCGTGTTTCTCAGCAACCTGCCTGAAGGCCTGTCCGGCGCGGCCGGCATGAAAGCGTCGGGGCGCAGCGCGAAGTACATCCTGGGGTTGTGGCTGAGCGTGATGGTCGCCTCAGGCGTGGCCGCGGCGCTGGGCGCGCTGCTGCTGGCCGGCGCCGATCCGAACATCGTGGCGGGCATTCAGGCGTTCGCGGCCGGCGCGGTGCTGTCCATGCTGGCGAGCACCATGATGCCCGAGGCGTACGCTGAAGGCGGCGCCGCCGTGGGCCTGCTTACCGCGCTGGGGTTTCTCGCGGCGTTCAGTCTCGGGAAGCTGCAGTAA